A region from the Simiduia sp. 21SJ11W-1 genome encodes:
- a CDS encoding efflux RND transporter permease subunit, producing MLVKSFVENPRLVVMVIAVLIVGGLAAVNTLPLSEDPYIAGRHATILTPFPGASAERVEVLVTEKIENKIRELAEIDTVTSTSKAGLSVIVVELKGSILGDEVAGLWSRTRSLMDEVQHQLPQGALAPRLIDDRTHAFTRILALRWQGAGEPDMAILGRYAQELESRLRSLPGSWRVERFGAAEEEIQVEVDNAVLSRLGLSTAAIAEAINRADSKVAAGELSAGAQNIAVEVRGAIDSVERVRRVPLQSPQQGSLLVGDVARVYRGEKTPQESLALIHGERAVVVAISMLADERIDRWSEKVDRRLEDVSAILPANVGLETLFDQRGYTERRLSDLMGNVVLGFTLIFLVLFFTLGWRSAVLVALALPLTALFTLAVMKFYGLPIHQMSVTGLIVALGIMVDNAIVMVDSIARERQAGQPRIEAVLRSVRHLWLPLLGSTLTTILAFMPIVLMPGPAGEFVGGIALSVIFSLIGSWLISHTLIAGLAGRWLPEDTEQGHWMRCGFSGARLSQWAEKSILSAMRRPVATLVAVSSLPLLGFVAASHLTEQFFPASDRDMFHIEVYLPQHASLGQTRALVAEIDQYLADQVPEISSAHWFVGSAAPSFYYNLMFGRDGSPNYAQAMIKTPHFSVANALIPDLQQRLDQAFPQAQILVRKLEQGPPFEAPVELRLFGPNLDVLKAKGEEVRAAMSAVAAISHTRASLSAAAPKLWLDVDEDAARRAQLQLVDLSEQLQGGLDGVVRGSLIEGTTEIPVRVRLTEASREDLEGLQHFQFVTPASAGNQGVPLSSIAALALQPTQGTIARRNGERVNTVQAFVRDGVLPAAAVANIEAALAAREFRLPAGYRLELGGEGAERDEAVHDLMGSVGLIITLLVLVVVLSFNSFRISMIIFAVAFQSVGLGLLCVYLFGYAFGFTVIIGLLGLMGLAINAAIVILAELKSDPNSVRGDEVDIVAGVMRCARHIVSTTITTVGGFLPLILAGGGFWPPFAIAIAGGTVLTTLLSFLFVPAAFVLFARRRHFALGAGVTSGV from the coding sequence ATGCTGGTGAAAAGCTTCGTTGAAAACCCGCGCTTGGTGGTTATGGTTATCGCCGTGCTGATTGTGGGTGGGCTGGCCGCGGTCAATACCCTGCCGCTGTCGGAAGATCCGTATATTGCCGGCCGTCATGCCACCATCCTCACGCCCTTTCCGGGTGCCAGTGCCGAGCGCGTGGAAGTGCTGGTTACCGAGAAAATTGAAAATAAAATCCGCGAACTCGCTGAAATAGACACCGTAACCTCCACTTCCAAGGCCGGCCTTTCGGTGATAGTGGTAGAGCTTAAGGGCAGTATTCTGGGGGATGAAGTAGCCGGGCTTTGGTCGCGCACCCGCTCGCTTATGGATGAAGTTCAGCACCAGTTGCCCCAAGGGGCCTTGGCGCCGCGCTTGATAGACGATCGCACCCACGCCTTTACCCGCATTCTGGCGCTCCGTTGGCAGGGTGCTGGCGAGCCGGATATGGCCATTCTCGGGCGCTATGCCCAAGAGCTGGAAAGCCGCCTGCGCAGCCTGCCCGGCAGTTGGCGGGTAGAGCGCTTTGGTGCGGCTGAAGAAGAAATTCAGGTGGAAGTGGATAACGCCGTGCTGAGCCGGCTGGGGCTTTCTACCGCGGCGATTGCCGAGGCCATCAACCGGGCAGACAGCAAAGTTGCCGCCGGCGAGCTGAGCGCCGGTGCGCAAAATATTGCAGTGGAAGTGCGCGGGGCTATCGACAGTGTTGAGCGGGTGCGGCGTGTGCCCTTGCAATCGCCCCAGCAGGGCAGTTTGCTGGTGGGTGATGTGGCGCGGGTGTATCGCGGTGAGAAAACACCCCAGGAAAGCCTTGCGTTGATCCACGGCGAGCGCGCGGTGGTGGTGGCAATCAGTATGCTCGCCGATGAGCGCATCGACAGGTGGAGCGAAAAGGTCGACCGGCGCCTTGAGGATGTGAGCGCAATACTGCCGGCCAATGTTGGGCTTGAAACCCTGTTTGATCAACGCGGTTATACCGAGCGGCGGCTGAGTGATTTAATGGGCAATGTAGTGCTGGGTTTCACGCTCATATTTCTGGTGCTGTTTTTTACCCTGGGTTGGCGTTCGGCTGTGCTCGTGGCCCTGGCGTTGCCGCTAACCGCGCTCTTTACCTTGGCGGTGATGAAATTTTATGGCCTGCCCATTCATCAGATGTCGGTCACCGGGTTAATTGTGGCGCTGGGCATTATGGTGGATAACGCCATCGTGATGGTCGATTCCATCGCCCGTGAGCGCCAGGCGGGCCAGCCCCGCATAGAAGCCGTGCTGCGCTCTGTACGCCATTTGTGGTTGCCATTACTGGGCTCTACCCTAACGACTATTCTGGCGTTCATGCCCATTGTATTAATGCCCGGCCCGGCCGGGGAGTTTGTGGGTGGCATTGCGCTTTCAGTGATTTTTTCACTTATCGGCTCCTGGTTAATCTCTCACACATTGATTGCCGGTTTGGCCGGGCGCTGGTTGCCCGAAGATACCGAGCAGGGCCACTGGATGCGCTGCGGATTTTCCGGCGCCCGCCTAAGTCAATGGGCTGAAAAGTCTATCCTCTCGGCCATGCGTCGCCCGGTGGCCACTTTGGTGGCGGTGTCGAGTTTACCGCTGCTGGGCTTTGTGGCGGCGAGTCATTTAACCGAGCAGTTTTTCCCCGCCTCCGATCGCGACATGTTTCACATAGAGGTGTACCTGCCGCAGCATGCATCCCTTGGGCAAACCCGCGCGCTGGTGGCTGAGATCGATCAATACCTGGCAGACCAAGTGCCGGAAATCTCTTCTGCCCACTGGTTTGTGGGCAGTGCTGCCCCGTCTTTTTATTACAACCTGATGTTTGGCCGCGACGGCTCGCCCAACTATGCGCAGGCCATGATTAAAACGCCGCATTTCAGCGTGGCCAACGCTTTAATTCCCGATCTTCAGCAGCGTTTGGATCAGGCCTTCCCGCAGGCGCAAATTTTGGTGCGCAAGCTTGAGCAAGGCCCGCCCTTTGAGGCGCCCGTAGAATTGCGATTGTTTGGCCCCAACCTTGATGTGCTTAAAGCGAAAGGTGAAGAAGTACGCGCGGCTATGTCGGCGGTTGCAGCTATCTCCCACACGCGGGCATCGCTCTCGGCAGCCGCGCCCAAACTGTGGCTGGATGTTGATGAAGATGCAGCCAGGCGTGCGCAGTTGCAGCTGGTGGATTTATCAGAGCAGCTGCAAGGTGGCCTGGATGGTGTGGTGCGTGGCTCGCTGATTGAGGGCACCACGGAAATACCGGTGCGGGTACGCTTAACAGAGGCCAGCCGTGAAGATTTAGAAGGCTTGCAGCATTTTCAGTTTGTAACGCCAGCCAGCGCCGGCAATCAGGGGGTACCGCTTTCGAGTATTGCAGCGCTGGCCCTGCAGCCAACCCAAGGCACCATCGCCCGGCGCAATGGCGAGCGGGTAAATACCGTGCAGGCCTTTGTGCGAGATGGTGTATTACCCGCCGCTGCGGTGGCAAATATTGAAGCAGCGCTTGCCGCACGGGAATTTCGCCTGCCTGCCGGCTACCGTTTGGAATTGGGGGGCGAGGGCGCCGAGCGCGACGAGGCCGTGCATGACCTTATGGGATCTGTGGGTTTGATTATTACTCTCCTGGTATTGGTGGTGGTGCTGAGTTTTAACTCCTTCCGTATTAGTATGATTATTTTTGCCGTGGCCTTTCAATCTGTGGGCTTGGGTTTGCTGTGTGTGTATTTGTTCGGCTATGCCTTTGGTTTTACGGTAATTATCGGATTGCTAGGGTTGATGGGCCTTGCGATTAACGCCGCCATAGTAATTTTGGCTGAATTAAAATCAGACCCGAATTCTGTGCGCGGCGATGAAGTGGATATTGTAGCCGGCGTGATGCGCTGCGCGCGTCACATTGTGTCTACCACCATTACCACCGTGGGTGGCTTTCTGCCCCTCATCCTGGCCGGCGGTGGTTTTTGGCCCCCCTTTGCTATTGCCATTGCCGGTGGTACGGTATTAACCACGTTGTTGTCGTTTTTATTTGTGCCGGCAGCGTTTGTTTTATTTGCCAGAAGGCGCCATTTCGCACTGGGTGCTGGCGTCACTTCGGGCGTGTAG
- a CDS encoding GNAT family N-acetyltransferase — MRKAAAPTSYGNCLDSEHCLVPVKTYYLELLTPNPHVLAPFNHESAKLQELSPPQPEVNRRMYLEVGGPWQWQDKAQWPLARWRAYVAGLGEAELPAKVPIEEIITVVLSLSGRAAGYFELSLRGADTEIRYFGLCPWAVGQGLGRPLLSAAITRGWQTGAQRLWVHTCELDHPAALPNYQKCGFNLYQTQAE, encoded by the coding sequence ATGAGGAAAGCGGCTGCCCCAACGTCCTATGGTAACTGCCTTGATAGTGAGCATTGCCTGGTGCCGGTAAAAACCTATTATTTGGAATTGTTAACCCCAAACCCCCACGTTTTAGCGCCATTTAACCACGAAAGCGCTAAGTTGCAGGAGCTTTCGCCCCCGCAGCCTGAGGTAAACCGGCGCATGTACCTTGAGGTAGGCGGCCCCTGGCAATGGCAGGATAAAGCCCAATGGCCTCTTGCGCGTTGGCGGGCCTATGTGGCGGGTTTGGGGGAGGCTGAATTACCTGCAAAGGTGCCCATTGAGGAGATAATCACAGTGGTGCTTTCATTGAGCGGGCGTGCGGCCGGCTACTTTGAACTCAGCCTACGCGGGGCTGATACGGAAATCCGTTATTTCGGCCTGTGCCCATGGGCTGTGGGCCAGGGGCTCGGGCGGCCGCTGTTGAGTGCAGCTATTACCCGGGGCTGGCAGACGGGTGCACAGCGCTTGTGGGTGCACACTTGCGAGCTGGATCACCCGGCGGCACTTCCCAACTACCAGAAGTGTGGCTTTAATTTGTACCAAACCCAAGCAGAATAA
- a CDS encoding ABC transporter substrate-binding protein has protein sequence MTNRPIKFTLLGLVTGVLLVLPGIWYAQAATKAKPVLKVCADHYPPFTIYDTPAGPPRGSIVEILETLAVHLEYDLTYTANTPFRRCLSKLEQGEVDLMGGLLFSAERAKYLHLFPYLTSSKKSFYVRHDSLLEIRGLEDLTGLTVGTTLGHKYFPAFDNSQGQFVKANAGHVKNSFQRLLAGRVDVVIATERQAMFLIADTPEFKGKFKTMPFSYSGENRVYIGLSKRSPAAERSAEFADVIEQLLADNTFEAISRAFYQRYFNEESSFATP, from the coding sequence ATGACCAATCGCCCCATTAAGTTCACCCTTTTAGGCCTTGTGACTGGCGTGTTACTGGTGCTGCCGGGTATTTGGTACGCGCAGGCGGCAACTAAGGCCAAGCCAGTACTGAAAGTGTGTGCCGATCACTACCCGCCGTTTACCATCTACGATACTCCCGCCGGCCCACCGCGCGGCTCTATAGTAGAAATTTTGGAAACCTTGGCGGTGCACCTTGAGTACGACCTCACCTACACCGCCAATACGCCATTTCGGCGCTGCCTGAGCAAATTGGAGCAAGGCGAGGTAGACCTCATGGGTGGATTACTGTTCAGCGCCGAGCGCGCCAAGTACTTACACTTGTTTCCCTACCTTACAAGCTCAAAAAAAAGCTTCTATGTGCGCCATGACAGCTTGCTGGAGATACGGGGGCTGGAAGATCTCACGGGGCTGACAGTGGGCACCACGCTCGGCCATAAATACTTCCCCGCTTTCGATAACAGCCAAGGGCAATTTGTAAAAGCCAATGCCGGCCACGTTAAGAATAGCTTCCAGCGCTTACTGGCGGGCCGTGTAGATGTGGTAATTGCCACCGAGCGCCAGGCAATGTTTCTGATTGCCGACACCCCGGAATTCAAAGGCAAATTTAAAACCATGCCCTTTAGCTACTCAGGTGAAAACCGCGTGTACATTGGCCTCTCAAAACGTTCACCGGCAGCCGAGCGGTCTGCAGAATTTGCAGATGTGATTGAGCAGCTGTTAGCCGACAACACCTTCGAGGCCATCAGCCGTGCGTTTTACCAACGCTATTTCAATGAGGAGTCTAGCTTTGCGACGCCTTAG
- a CDS encoding ABC transporter substrate-binding protein, whose amino-acid sequence MRRLSLLLLALLGPLTWAQAPSPAAGKNVAKLCIDDYPPLTYFVDGKATGAMIDTMNIIGQRLNITIEPTPNTPFARCLRMAEAGLADFMVSLVPTPERLEYLVMFPYADIEPLRFLTLKQFAHKYNDLKTIKLSRLGLVNGFLYPDEFHAETLSVLLAPTAEAGIRLLHSRRVDILLLNETIAVHLVKRDALKVQLRNQQVVMLPLTYERGGNANSIAISKKSKFIGLQDALAEVVEELKNDGTIDRLIEKYQARP is encoded by the coding sequence TTGCGACGCCTTAGCCTATTGCTTTTAGCACTGCTCGGTCCGCTCACCTGGGCACAGGCACCCTCACCTGCCGCAGGGAAAAACGTGGCCAAGCTGTGCATTGATGATTACCCACCGCTCACCTATTTTGTAGACGGTAAAGCAACCGGTGCGATGATCGATACCATGAATATCATTGGGCAGCGGCTCAACATAACCATTGAGCCCACACCCAACACGCCCTTTGCCCGCTGCCTGCGAATGGCTGAGGCAGGCCTTGCCGATTTCATGGTAAGCCTTGTACCCACGCCCGAGCGGCTTGAATACCTGGTAATGTTCCCCTACGCCGACATAGAGCCGCTGCGCTTTTTAACCCTTAAGCAATTCGCCCATAAATATAACGACCTTAAAACCATTAAACTTTCGCGCCTTGGGCTGGTAAACGGGTTTCTCTACCCGGATGAATTTCACGCTGAAACGCTTTCAGTACTACTGGCACCCACTGCCGAAGCGGGCATCCGGCTACTGCACTCGCGCCGTGTAGACATACTTTTGTTGAATGAAACCATTGCCGTGCACCTGGTAAAACGCGACGCACTCAAGGTTCAGCTGCGCAATCAGCAGGTCGTGATGTTGCCGCTCACCTATGAGCGTGGCGGCAACGCCAATTCAATTGCCATTTCAAAAAAATCGAAGTTTATTGGCCTGCAAGACGCGCTGGCAGAGGTGGTGGAGGAGCTAAAAAACGATGGCACCATAGATAGGCTTATAGAAAAATACCAGGCACGCCCCTAA
- a CDS encoding 2OG-Fe(II) oxygenase — translation MRYRPGEECRPHFDAYSFSAMRQLKVQRVKTAIIYLNDCFEGGKTCFPRLKLEVEPERGKLISFRNVEERSMELLPLSLHSGAPIKNGAKYILTCWFQRQL, via the coding sequence ATACGGTATCGGCCTGGTGAAGAGTGCCGCCCCCATTTTGATGCATATTCTTTCTCAGCCATGAGGCAGTTAAAGGTGCAGCGTGTGAAAACAGCTATTATTTATTTAAATGATTGTTTTGAAGGAGGTAAAACATGCTTCCCTCGATTAAAGCTCGAGGTTGAGCCGGAGCGTGGAAAGCTTATTTCGTTTCGAAATGTTGAAGAGCGATCTATGGAGCTATTGCCTTTAAGTTTACATTCTGGAGCTCCAATTAAGAATGGTGCCAAGTACATACTTACCTGCTGGTTTCAGCGCCAGCTGTAG
- a CDS encoding efflux RND transporter periplasmic adaptor subunit — MIKRVVRRYWVFAPVLAVALALLVSTAVRSSDDNSASGYLLKAASQKLQLQASYSLERRFAGRVAARQDADVGFELGGRVANMRVNDGDRVRLGDVLATLDTELLVTERSQLQAQLADNQARLQLNLANTERHQSLQASGFASQQRLDELLTEQKTLAASGDALRAALENVDSRLRKATLRAPYEGVVARRFADVGTVVGAGSPVIRLQEVAAMEAEVGVPVDFALSLAAGQQVSLLLRGERLEGRLLTVGADVNPVTNTVTVRALLPSDARAFNGDIIQLLVNDTVPTAGFWIPADAITDGVRGRWTVYALVAEPQAQRVEARDVQIHHARADRVFVTGALADGETIVAAGVHRLVPGQQVALDDPVAAPQLGQTLEAH; from the coding sequence GTGATTAAACGCGTTGTGCGTCGTTATTGGGTGTTTGCACCCGTGTTGGCGGTGGCCTTGGCACTGCTTGTGTCTACGGCTGTGCGCTCATCGGATGATAACTCTGCAAGCGGCTACCTCTTGAAGGCGGCAAGCCAAAAGCTCCAATTGCAGGCCAGTTACAGCCTGGAGCGGCGTTTTGCCGGCCGGGTGGCCGCCAGGCAAGATGCCGATGTGGGTTTCGAGCTGGGTGGCCGCGTTGCCAATATGCGCGTTAACGACGGCGACAGGGTGCGCCTGGGTGATGTGTTGGCCACTCTGGATACCGAGCTGTTGGTGACAGAGCGTTCACAATTACAGGCGCAGCTGGCGGATAACCAGGCGCGCCTGCAGTTAAACCTTGCCAATACAGAGCGCCACCAATCACTGCAAGCCAGCGGCTTTGCCTCCCAGCAGCGCCTTGATGAGTTACTCACCGAGCAGAAAACCCTGGCAGCCAGTGGCGACGCCCTGCGTGCAGCGCTTGAAAACGTAGACAGCCGCCTGCGCAAGGCCACCTTGCGTGCACCTTATGAAGGCGTGGTGGCCAGGCGCTTTGCCGATGTAGGCACGGTGGTGGGTGCGGGCAGCCCGGTGATACGGCTGCAAGAGGTGGCCGCCATGGAGGCCGAGGTTGGCGTGCCCGTTGATTTCGCTCTCAGCCTGGCCGCAGGCCAGCAGGTAAGTTTACTGTTGCGCGGTGAGCGGCTTGAGGGGCGCTTACTCACCGTGGGCGCCGATGTAAATCCTGTGACCAACACGGTCACCGTGCGGGCGTTGTTGCCAAGCGACGCGCGCGCCTTTAATGGCGACATCATCCAGCTGCTGGTAAACGACACTGTGCCCACCGCAGGGTTTTGGATTCCCGCCGATGCCATTACCGATGGCGTGCGCGGGCGCTGGACAGTCTATGCGCTGGTAGCCGAGCCGCAAGCCCAGCGCGTTGAGGCGCGCGACGTGCAAATTCACCACGCCCGCGCAGATCGGGTGTTCGTTACCGGCGCGCTGGCCGACGGTGAAACCATTGTGGCCGCCGGCGTACACCGCCTGGTGCCGGGCCAGCAGGTGGCACTCGATGATCCTGTGGCGGCGCCCCAGTTAGGGCAGACGCTGGAGGCCCACTGA
- a CDS encoding glutathione S-transferase family protein, producing the protein MAELTLVIGNKNYSSWSLRAWLYMKLNDIAFDEIRLPLDTHQFQQEIYTYSPSGKVPALIHGKVRVWDSLAIIEYVYRNFPDSANWPKDPVVQGLAMSAVMEMHSGFPELRNHYPMNCRKTPFKAPLRGHVERDLARLESLWHSLLEASGGPWLGGQLGIVDAYYAPVALRIHTYQLPVSARCQAYVEQVLALPALQAWVADARQESEIVTADEWQD; encoded by the coding sequence ATGGCTGAGTTAACCCTCGTAATTGGCAACAAAAACTATTCAAGCTGGTCGCTGCGCGCCTGGCTCTATATGAAACTCAACGACATCGCCTTCGATGAAATTCGCCTGCCACTGGATACCCACCAATTCCAACAGGAAATCTACACCTACTCGCCCTCTGGCAAGGTGCCGGCGCTTATTCACGGCAAGGTGCGGGTGTGGGATTCGCTGGCGATCATAGAATATGTTTACAGAAACTTCCCTGACAGCGCCAACTGGCCCAAAGATCCGGTAGTGCAGGGGCTCGCCATGTCGGCGGTGATGGAAATGCACTCAGGCTTCCCTGAGCTTCGCAATCACTACCCCATGAACTGCCGTAAAACGCCCTTCAAGGCGCCGCTCAGGGGCCATGTGGAGCGGGATTTGGCGCGCCTTGAATCACTCTGGCATAGCCTGCTTGAAGCCAGTGGCGGGCCTTGGCTGGGTGGCCAGCTTGGCATAGTGGATGCCTACTACGCGCCCGTGGCGCTGCGTATTCACACCTACCAGTTGCCTGTTAGCGCGCGCTGCCAGGCCTACGTAGAACAGGTGCTGGCCCTGCCCGCACTGCAGGCCTGGGTGGCAGACGCCCGGCAAGAATCTGAAATTGTCACCGCTGACGAATGGCAAGATTAA
- a CDS encoding DUF962 domain-containing protein → MADATFKSFKEFYPYYLAEHSDRTCRRLHFIGSFLGLVCLSAAIVTLNPWFVLAGLVQGYAFAWVGHFFFEKNKPATFKYPRYSFIGDWVMFKDMLTGRIAF, encoded by the coding sequence ATGGCAGACGCTACATTTAAAAGCTTTAAAGAGTTTTACCCCTATTACCTGGCCGAGCATTCCGATCGCACCTGCCGTCGCCTGCATTTTATTGGCTCGTTTTTAGGACTGGTTTGTTTAAGTGCCGCCATTGTGACGTTAAACCCTTGGTTTGTACTTGCGGGTTTGGTGCAGGGTTATGCCTTTGCTTGGGTTGGCCACTTCTTCTTTGAGAAAAACAAGCCGGCAACCTTTAAATACCCTCGCTACAGCTTTATTGGTGATTGGGTGATGTTCAAAGATATGCTAACCGGGCGCATCGCGTTTTAA
- a CDS encoding M2 family metallopeptidase: protein MVGCQPKGTEKATVAAAPVYNQASAEAFVAEAEQALKATAEYASRASWLAATYINMDSQFVEAKAGKEYTLQVVKYAKQVKNWDGVELDPVVRRKLDALRLGLSFPSPDDEQLAGELADIGSKMQGMYGSGKYCRESGECFDLQQMSNILAEGKDPALMQEMWAGWRTVSPPMRPLYQRQVEIANAGAKDLGFENLSVLWRSNYDMAPDAFAADVDAQWNKVKPLYDALHCHVRAKLSESYGPDVVPATGKIPAHLLGNMWAQTWGNVYDKVKPENSKQSYNLTTLIEKSGMNELGMVRTAEDFFSSLGFKPLPESFWERSQFTKPRDRDVVCHASAWNLDGKDDLRIKMCIQKNGEDFQTVHHELGHNYYQRAYNHQPFLFQGSANDGFHEALGDTVSLSITPSYLVSLGLLKEEPPVSEDIGYLMQMALDKIAFLPFGLMVDKWRWQVFNGEIQPADYNKGWWQLREQYQGISAPVARTEADFDPGAKYHIPGNTPYTRYFLAFIQQFQFHRALCETANYQGPLHRCSIYNNKAAGEKLQAMMAMGSSQPWQNAMEALTGQPNLDASAIADYFAPLKVWLDEQNEGRQCGW from the coding sequence ATGGTTGGCTGCCAACCAAAGGGCACCGAAAAAGCCACCGTGGCCGCGGCCCCTGTTTACAATCAGGCCAGCGCCGAGGCGTTTGTGGCGGAGGCCGAGCAAGCGCTCAAAGCAACGGCCGAGTACGCCTCGCGCGCAAGCTGGTTGGCAGCAACCTACATCAACATGGACAGCCAATTTGTTGAGGCCAAAGCCGGCAAGGAATACACCTTGCAGGTGGTGAAGTATGCCAAACAGGTAAAAAACTGGGATGGCGTAGAGCTAGACCCGGTTGTGCGCCGCAAGCTCGATGCTTTGCGTTTAGGTTTGAGCTTTCCATCGCCAGACGATGAGCAATTGGCCGGCGAGCTTGCCGATATTGGCTCAAAAATGCAGGGCATGTACGGTTCTGGCAAATACTGCCGTGAAAGCGGCGAGTGTTTTGACTTACAGCAAATGAGCAATATTTTGGCCGAGGGTAAAGACCCGGCCTTAATGCAGGAAATGTGGGCCGGTTGGCGCACTGTGTCGCCGCCTATGCGCCCGCTCTACCAGCGCCAGGTGGAAATTGCCAATGCCGGCGCCAAGGATTTGGGCTTTGAAAACCTCTCTGTACTGTGGCGCTCCAATTACGATATGGCCCCCGATGCCTTCGCAGCCGACGTAGATGCCCAGTGGAATAAAGTAAAGCCTTTATACGATGCGTTGCACTGCCATGTGCGAGCCAAGTTAAGCGAGAGCTACGGCCCAGATGTTGTGCCCGCCACCGGCAAAATTCCCGCACACCTTTTAGGCAATATGTGGGCGCAAACCTGGGGTAATGTGTACGACAAGGTAAAGCCTGAAAACAGCAAGCAAAGCTATAACCTCACTACCTTAATTGAAAAAAGCGGCATGAACGAGCTGGGCATGGTGCGCACGGCAGAAGACTTCTTTTCGTCGCTGGGTTTCAAGCCGTTGCCCGAGAGCTTTTGGGAGCGCTCACAGTTTACCAAACCCCGCGATCGTGATGTAGTGTGTCATGCCAGTGCCTGGAATCTGGATGGCAAAGACGACCTGCGCATTAAAATGTGCATTCAGAAAAATGGCGAAGATTTCCAGACTGTGCACCACGAGCTGGGCCACAACTATTATCAGCGCGCCTACAATCACCAGCCATTTTTGTTTCAAGGCAGCGCCAACGATGGCTTCCACGAAGCCCTGGGCGACACGGTTTCCCTCTCCATCACGCCTTCTTACCTGGTAAGCCTTGGGCTGTTAAAAGAAGAGCCCCCTGTTTCAGAAGACATTGGCTACCTGATGCAAATGGCGCTCGATAAAATTGCCTTTTTACCTTTCGGTTTAATGGTAGATAAATGGCGTTGGCAGGTATTTAACGGTGAAATTCAGCCGGCAGACTACAACAAGGGTTGGTGGCAGCTGCGCGAGCAGTACCAGGGCATCAGCGCGCCGGTTGCCCGCACCGAGGCCGATTTCGACCCGGGTGCCAAGTACCACATTCCCGGCAATACGCCTTATACCCGTTACTTCCTGGCATTTATCCAGCAGTTCCAGTTTCATCGCGCGCTGTGTGAAACCGCCAACTACCAAGGCCCGTTACACCGCTGTTCTATCTACAACAACAAAGCTGCCGGTGAAAAGCTGCAAGCCATGATGGCCATGGGTAGCAGCCAACCCTGGCAAAACGCCATGGAAGCACTCACAGGCCAGCCAAACCTGGATGCCTCAGCCATAGCCGACTACTTCGCCCCGCTTAAAGTTTGGCTTGATGAGCAAAACGAAGGGCGCCAGTGCGGGTGGTGA